The Caballeronia sp. NK8 genome includes a window with the following:
- a CDS encoding HAD family hydrolase — MPKDLSEAAGEYLDIAEVAELFDAIVSSDDVETSKPSPDAFEVAIHKLDVPAADAVAIGDSPYDAQAVTRAGLRAVGFLSGGFTEETLRQASCMAIYTGPGGLSAFLDSSVFGSSENR, encoded by the coding sequence TTGCCGAAGGATTTGAGCGAAGCGGCGGGCGAATATCTGGACATTGCAGAGGTTGCGGAACTGTTCGATGCAATCGTTTCCTCCGACGATGTCGAAACGTCGAAACCGTCGCCTGATGCTTTTGAGGTGGCGATACACAAGCTGGACGTCCCCGCTGCCGATGCGGTCGCTATCGGCGACTCGCCGTACGACGCGCAAGCTGTAACACGCGCTGGACTGCGCGCGGTGGGCTTTTTGTCCGGCGGTTTCACCGAGGAAACGCTGCGTCAAGCGAGCTGTATGGCCATTTACACCGGGCCTGGCGGTTTATCAGCGTTTCTTGATAGTTCGGTGTTTGGATCATCAGAAAATCGTTGA
- a CDS encoding ATP-grasp domain-containing protein, whose translation MQITGMLHGARLLQFVGFPASEVLGPSASEEEIKTLIDRHRQIFIKPVFKGGVGKKGKAGLLGRATDLKTALSEKERLYFAEHTVGHLKAKANGVTFEAGVPAEHEVYFSITDSTRFRAPTMTLSHKGGMDIEEVDPKHVAMVPFDALTGLKAFVVANALSEIGAPKEIISPLVQQLPKLWELFHDFGMTTLELNPIRMREDKNGRLTPVACDFKCGFDRDDPRWTRLGLPQHLFAADYSDFEQEINQLRTHQGQSDVYVINENGTILAPTFGGGANSLVTEMLGDAAIISSDFGGNPPYAKMKEVARICFKHWLKQSNVLFIIGGKSNNTDIFETLRAMADAIREHFSEHGPTPLYVVLGRGGPNLVRGMAALRDTCDSLGLPYRLFGFDSDISEVIQYARKADAWMREGGRAEIAARIGATAQKAETAQA comes from the coding sequence ATGCAAATCACCGGTATGTTGCACGGCGCGCGCCTGCTGCAATTCGTCGGATTCCCGGCGAGTGAGGTCCTCGGCCCGAGCGCCAGCGAAGAGGAGATCAAGACCTTGATCGATCGTCATCGGCAGATCTTCATCAAGCCCGTCTTCAAGGGGGGTGTCGGAAAGAAGGGCAAAGCGGGCTTGCTCGGCCGGGCAACGGATCTCAAGACCGCGTTGAGCGAAAAAGAACGGTTGTACTTCGCTGAACACACTGTCGGCCACCTGAAGGCGAAGGCGAACGGCGTGACGTTCGAAGCTGGCGTTCCGGCCGAGCATGAAGTCTATTTCTCGATCACCGATTCCACCCGCTTCCGAGCGCCGACGATGACGCTTTCGCATAAGGGCGGCATGGACATTGAAGAGGTCGACCCGAAGCATGTGGCGATGGTGCCCTTTGATGCATTGACGGGCCTCAAGGCGTTCGTCGTGGCGAATGCGCTAAGCGAGATCGGCGCGCCGAAGGAGATCATTTCACCGCTCGTTCAGCAGTTGCCGAAACTCTGGGAGCTCTTTCACGATTTTGGCATGACGACGCTGGAACTGAATCCGATCCGGATGCGCGAGGACAAGAACGGACGGCTCACGCCCGTCGCCTGCGATTTCAAGTGCGGCTTCGATCGCGACGATCCGCGCTGGACGCGCCTTGGACTGCCGCAACACTTGTTCGCGGCGGACTACTCCGACTTCGAGCAGGAGATCAATCAGTTGCGCACGCATCAGGGACAAAGCGATGTGTACGTGATCAACGAGAATGGAACAATCCTCGCGCCGACCTTCGGCGGCGGTGCCAACTCGCTCGTGACCGAAATGCTCGGCGACGCCGCGATCATTTCGTCGGATTTCGGGGGCAATCCGCCATACGCGAAGATGAAGGAAGTGGCCCGTATCTGTTTTAAACACTGGCTCAAGCAGTCGAACGTGCTTTTCATTATCGGCGGCAAGTCGAACAACACCGACATCTTCGAGACGCTGCGCGCGATGGCCGATGCCATTCGCGAACACTTCAGCGAGCATGGACCGACGCCGCTCTACGTGGTGCTGGGTCGCGGCGGGCCGAACCTCGTGCGCGGCATGGCTGCGTTGAGGGACACCTGCGACTCGCTCGGGCTGCCTTACAGACTTTTCGGATTCGACTCCGACATCAGCGAAGTCATCCAGTACGCACGCAAGGCAGACGCGTGGATGCGAGAGGGTGGCCGAGCCGAGATCGCAGCACGCATTGGCGCGACCGCGCAGAAAGCCGAAACGGCTCAGGCTTGA
- a CDS encoding HAD hydrolase-like protein, translating into MSKSAIFDIDGTLVDSVDLHSLAWREAFAQFGHDVTFEQARSQIGKGGDSACLSLVRPSPLCRPCCSACGPMESGSPSPPPRRRMNSTQTMRRSLTDVRHLVQYDRYGSLPDRPPCAGVFTPLLQKSKQAEIYLQVGNSTRLPASSYN; encoded by the coding sequence ATGTCCAAATCTGCAATCTTCGATATCGATGGCACCTTGGTCGATTCCGTCGACCTGCATTCGCTTGCTTGGCGCGAGGCGTTTGCACAATTCGGCCATGACGTCACTTTCGAGCAAGCCCGCAGCCAAATTGGTAAGGGCGGAGACAGTGCTTGCCTTTCGCTTGTACGCCCTTCTCCGCTGTGCCGGCCCTGCTGCAGCGCTTGCGGTCCAATGGAATCAGGCTCGCCGTCGCCTCCTCCGCGAAGAAGGATGAACTCGACACAGACGATGCGGCGAAGCCTAACCGACGTTCGGCACCTCGTCCAATATGATCGGTATGGTTCACTGCCGGATCGCCCGCCTTGCGCGGGCGTTTTTACGCCGCTCCTTCAAAAATCTAAACAAGCCGAAATTTACCTCCAAGTCGGAAACAGTACACGGCTACCGGCTTCTTCGTATAACTGA
- a CDS encoding manganese catalase family protein, producing the protein MFVHNKRLQYTVRVAAPNPGLANLLLEQFGGPQGELAAACRYFTQAVSEDDPGRKDLLFDIATEELSHLEIIGSIVAMLNKGAKGQLAEAVESEAELYRSMTGNGNGSHTTALLYGGGPALTNSAGVPWTSAYIDTIGEPTADLRSNIAAEARAKIVYERLINVTDDPGIKDALGFLMTREIAHQKSFEKALHSIQPNFPQGKLPGVPEYTNVYYNLSKGEDTRGPWNEGSGWQFIEDPRPAVDGGDGTARVGVNQADVEVLKAMAARTASDPSSDPVTGAEIGSGQTS; encoded by the coding sequence ATGTTCGTTCATAACAAGCGTCTCCAGTACACCGTCCGCGTGGCTGCACCCAATCCGGGGCTCGCCAATCTACTGCTCGAGCAATTCGGCGGTCCGCAAGGCGAATTGGCCGCCGCGTGTCGATATTTCACCCAGGCCGTCAGCGAAGACGATCCTGGTCGTAAGGATTTGCTCTTCGACATCGCAACGGAAGAACTCAGCCACCTCGAAATCATCGGCTCGATTGTCGCGATGCTCAACAAGGGCGCTAAGGGTCAGCTCGCTGAAGCAGTCGAGTCGGAGGCCGAGTTGTATCGCTCGATGACGGGTAACGGCAACGGCTCGCACACGACAGCGTTGCTGTATGGTGGCGGCCCCGCCCTCACCAACTCCGCTGGCGTCCCGTGGACATCCGCCTACATCGACACAATCGGCGAGCCCACAGCGGATCTTCGCTCGAACATTGCCGCGGAAGCCCGCGCAAAAATCGTCTACGAGCGGCTCATCAATGTGACCGATGACCCAGGGATCAAGGATGCGCTCGGATTCCTGATGACCCGCGAAATTGCCCATCAGAAGTCGTTCGAAAAAGCGCTGCACTCGATTCAACCGAACTTTCCGCAGGGCAAGTTGCCGGGCGTGCCCGAGTACACGAACGTCTACTACAACCTGTCTAAGGGCGAGGACACGCGTGGCCCATGGAACGAGGGAAGCGGTTGGCAGTTTATCGAGGATCCCCGGCCAGCAGTGGACGGCGGAGACGGCACGGCGCGCGTAGGCGTCAATCAGGCTGACGTCGAGGTGCTCAAGGCGATGGCGGCACGGACGGCGTCCGATCCATCAAGCGACCCCGTGACGGGCGCCGAGATCGGTTCGGGTCAGACGAGCTGA
- a CDS encoding glycosyltransferase family 2 protein, which produces MIGVVIPAHNEAALIGPCVHSVQVAAAHPQLAGERVLIVVVADSCSDSTEAIAVSLGALVLSMFKRNVGSARDLGARLIVAHEARWLAFTDADTTVPADWLVQQLECATDAVCGVITVSDWAGHHVETKADFLGTYRDVEGHRHIHGANLGLSAAAYASVGGFQPLTFNEDVALVEALTKSGFSIAWTNKVRVATSARTSARAPCGFGATLRAVSSRFAGRPLGPLSAHAGFGPPGQADAANDAKLNEPLLGGLPDVGTSLF; this is translated from the coding sequence ATGATCGGCGTCGTCATTCCTGCACACAACGAAGCGGCACTCATTGGTCCGTGTGTGCATTCCGTTCAGGTCGCCGCGGCGCACCCGCAGCTCGCCGGGGAGCGTGTCCTGATCGTCGTGGTCGCCGACAGCTGCAGCGATTCCACCGAAGCAATCGCGGTTTCGCTTGGGGCGCTCGTTCTTAGCATGTTTAAACGCAACGTTGGCAGTGCGCGCGACCTTGGTGCACGCCTGATTGTCGCACACGAAGCACGATGGCTCGCTTTCACCGACGCGGATACAACGGTGCCTGCCGACTGGCTGGTCCAGCAACTCGAATGTGCGACGGACGCAGTATGTGGCGTGATTACGGTCTCCGATTGGGCGGGTCATCACGTCGAAACAAAGGCCGACTTTCTCGGGACGTACCGCGATGTGGAGGGACATCGCCATATACATGGTGCCAATCTCGGGTTGTCTGCGGCAGCATATGCGTCCGTTGGTGGTTTTCAGCCGCTTACGTTCAACGAGGATGTGGCGCTCGTCGAAGCGCTCACAAAGAGCGGTTTCTCCATCGCCTGGACCAACAAGGTGCGTGTCGCTACCAGCGCACGGACCAGCGCTCGGGCACCGTGCGGGTTTGGCGCAACCCTGCGCGCGGTATCAAGTAGGTTCGCAGGCCGACCACTAGGACCGTTAAGTGCTCACGCCGGTTTCGGCCCTCCAGGACAAGCTGACGCGGCAAACGACGCAAAGCTCAACGAGCCGCTACTTGGTGGATTACCAGACGTCGGCACATCGCTTTTTTAG